Below is a genomic region from Bdellovibrio bacteriovorus.
AGTTCCGGTAAAGAGCTTGGACAATCAGCCGCCATTCGCTGTGGGTAAGCAAAGAACTCCTCGCGCATTCCTAGCGACATTAAACAGTCTTGAACCATATAATCCATAGGACTTTGGAAGCTGTTTACTTTGAAGAACTCTTCAAGCTCCTCATTCTTCCATCGAGATTTTTCGCGCCATTCAATAGAACTATTCTGATGCGCGTGGAAGTTAGGATTCCAGTCGAGCCAGAAAAGACCTCGCGTCCCATTTTTAGGGGCTTGTAAAATCATCGGGTCATAGTCAGAAAAAGAATTGAACTCTACTTTGCCGATTTGTTTTTCGAGGGATTTAAAAATATCTAAAAGGGGACTTCGAAAGGCGATGACCTCGACGCCAGTTTTTTGCGTGAGTTCATCACACATCCGACCAATTTCTTGATGACGAGAATACTCGACATCCAGCCAAATAAATTTAGTGGCGCTGAAAAGCTCGGGCAATAATCCATAGTCCATGGGATTTCTTTTTGAATAACCTTCGCCAAATAGAACTAAACTGCCTGCCGAATTTCCGCGCCCAGGGCCTAAAAGAATATTTTCTTTTTTCGCGTATTCGATAATCTCGCGAATGCCGGTGATAACTTGCTTTTTCTCATGGGAATAAAGCGAGATCTCTTCACGCACTTGCAAAAAAGCACGCTCATCTACAACGCCTTTTCTTTTTAGATTGTTCTCGCTGATTTCTAGGATGTTCTCCATAACTTGAGTCCTCTCTGTCTCTGACAATTCTTTGTCTTGGTTTAAAGAGGTCAAAATGGATTCCAGGCTTTTTATCTGTTGCTGCATTTGGGCGGCACTTTTGCGACTCTCATAAAGACGCGCTTCTAAGAGTTCTTGCAGCGATTGCTCGTTTGTTTCGCGCAACAATGTATTGATTTGCTCAAGCGTAAAACCAAGGTGTTTGTAGTGCACAATGCGTTTCGCCACCGAGGCTTGCTCGATCGTGTAAACGCGGTAACGGCTTTCACTCCGAGTATGCGGAGATAAAATCCCCTTCTCTTCATAGAGGCGCAGAGCTTTAACCGAAAGCCCCGTGAGTTCGCCAAATTCGCTGATAGTAAGCCAGTTCTTCATCATGAACCTCTGATACTAAGGCTCAAGTCCGCCCCAAGGGCAGAGTAAAGTAGAAAAAAAGCAGATCCCGTCGCTGAACGCACCGCGCGTGTCGCTCGGTCCTTCGGACTGCCTTCGGCACCCTCGCGCTAGCGTCCTGCTAGGGCGATCGAACCAACTAGGACCATCAAAAGGACAAAACCAAATGGGCCCCAGCGCCATAGCGATGGGGTTCAGCAACATTTTTTTAAATTATGGTGAGATGAGAGAATCGAACGAACAGCCGCGCTGTTTAAAAAAATGGTCGGGGAGATAGGATTCGAACCTACGACCCTCTGGTCCCAAACCAGATGCGCTACCAGACTGCGCTACTCCCCGACGAGGAGTGGACAATAAATAATTATTGGCCCTGTTGTCAAATCACTAGATAGTAACGCACGACATTGCTATTCTTTTTTTCATGGAAAAATTCATAAACTCGCTTCCCAAACCGGTTCTCGCATTTTTAGCCATATTAATAGGCATCGGCGTCTTTATGCTGATCAGCCCGCCGCACACGGTTTGTGATTCCCAGCAGACGACTTTCCAAGAGTTGCAGAAGGGGAATATCTTCCCGACAGAGATTAAGAAGAACAAAATTCCTCCTACAATTGTTCGCGCGAAAGAGGCTTGTCAGCTCGGCAATAGTGCCGGTTCCTGCTATGAATACTTTATGGTGCTGAAAAATGTGGCAGATGGTATCGGCAAGGCGTCCAGCGAATGCACCGGTCAGCTCTTTAATGTGACCGAAGTGCGTTCGGCGATGAATGACGGCATTGAGTTGATGGCGCGTTTGGCCTGGGGGATTAAACCGCCTGAGCCAGGGATTGAAAGATTTGGTTGGATGCAGGAAGCCGACATCGCGATCTTCTGCCGTCTAAAGAATATCTACATTCGCGCTAACGGCGAAGAAGCGTGGGTGAATTTGCGAAAAAATATTTATGGAAAGTTGCCGGGGGAGGAAGTACCTCCGCCGACAGATCCGACTCAAGTAGCGGTTGAGCCTCGTAAGGCGACCATGATGTTGAACGAACAGGATATCTTCAATCGAAGTTTGTTCTCGGTTCGCTGCGAAGC
It encodes:
- a CDS encoding MerR family transcriptional regulator translates to MMKNWLTISEFGELTGLSVKALRLYEEKGILSPHTRSESRYRVYTIEQASVAKRIVHYKHLGFTLEQINTLLRETNEQSLQELLEARLYESRKSAAQMQQQIKSLESILTSLNQDKELSETERTQVMENILEISENNLKRKGVVDERAFLQVREEISLYSHEKKQVITGIREIIEYAKKENILLGPGRGNSAGSLVLFGEGYSKRNPMDYGLLPELFSATKFIWLDVEYSRHQEIGRMCDELTQKTGVEVIAFRSPLLDIFKSLEKQIGKVEFNSFSDYDPMILQAPKNGTRGLFWLDWNPNFHAHQNSSIEWREKSRWKNEELEEFFKVNSFQSPMDYMVQDCLMSLGMREEFFAYPQRMAADCPSSLPELKDTKGLLIFREDWLKILARTTGVSILEANTIQRAIAKNENAPEVSALEKIDDPELRKLLLSSCKSVYSKAHSVNGWLQYKQTAILKGLWPKEYLATLEAWEKEHGLVWFEFGYKPNPHEFYLKA